A genome region from Oryzias latipes chromosome 2, ASM223467v1 includes the following:
- the LOC111948683 gene encoding zinc finger protein 239-like isoform X2, which yields MEKEEPETTQIKEELKEPENLQIKEEQEGFCISHDGDQLDLKQETDTFIGIPPYEEDENSEADLNNQQSFNVTDSQDEEGNQHEESTSTTDPQNRGQRKRRDRRRVQNVGRSHMSESQCDSNVRKNLKKETLVKKYKQSPNDKRLSSVGSGKRTRISHDVSVNMKAKSDEMPHLCEECGKSFGYQSQLKIHMRAHTGEKPFTCKECNAGFSRVSNLKTHMRTHTGERPFSCKECDKSFGHIFCFKVHMRIHTGEKAFSCNECKKVFSTICNLRTHMRTHTGERPFSCKECNKSFSCASNLKTHMRTHTGEKPFFCKECKKRFTHAFSLKTHENSHKKKH from the exons ATGGAAAAGGAGGAACCAGAAACTACACAG attaaagaggaactgaAGGAACCAGAAAACctacagattaaagaggagcaAGAAGGATTCTGCATCAGTCATGATGGGGATCAGCTTGATCtaaagcaggagactgatacctttATTGGGATTCCTCcttatgaggaagatgagaacagtgaagcagatctaaacaatcagcagagctttaatgtaactgatagtcaggatgaagaaggaaaccaacatgaagaatcgACATCAACTacagacccacagaacagaggtcagaggaagagaagagacagaCGTCGTGTCCAAAATGTCGGCAGGTCTCACATGTCAGAAAGTCAGTGTGACTCCAATGTTAGAAAAAACTTAAAGAAAGAAACTTTGgtaaagaaatacaaacaatCTCCAAATGATAAGAGACTTTCCTCTGTAGGGTCTGGTAAAAGAACAAGGATTTCACATGATGTGTCTGTCAACATGAAAGCTAAGTCTGATGAAATGCCTCATCTCTGTGAGGAATGTGGTAAAAGTTTCGGTTACCagtctcagttaaaaattcaCATGAGAGctcatacaggagagaagccttttacTTGTAAGGAATGTAATGCAGGTTTTAGTCGTGTATctaatctcaaaacacacatgaggactcacacaggagaaaggcctttttcttgtaaagaatgtgacaaaagtttTGGTCATATATTTTGTTTCAAAGTACATATGAGaattcacacaggagagaaggcGTTTTCTTGTaatgaatgtaaaaaagtttttagtactATATGTAATCTtagaacacacatgagaactcacacaggagaaaggcCCTTTTCTTGTAAGgaatgtaataaaagttttagttgCGCATCTAATCTCAAAACACATATGAGAACTCACactggagaaaagccttttttttgtaaagaatgtaaaaaacgtTTTACTCATGCATTTAGCCTCAAGACCCATGAGAATTCACACAAAAAGAAGCATTGA
- the LOC111948683 gene encoding zinc finger protein 239-like isoform X1, whose amino-acid sequence MEKEEPETTQIKEELKEPGNQQIIEAREEEDSPQIKEELKEPENLQIKEEQEGFCISHDGDQLDLKQETDTFIGIPPYEEDENSEADLNNQQSFNVTDSQDEEGNQHEESTSTTDPQNRGQRKRRDRRRVQNVGRSHMSESQCDSNVRKNLKKETLVKKYKQSPNDKRLSSVGSGKRTRISHDVSVNMKAKSDEMPHLCEECGKSFGYQSQLKIHMRAHTGEKPFTCKECNAGFSRVSNLKTHMRTHTGERPFSCKECDKSFGHIFCFKVHMRIHTGEKAFSCNECKKVFSTICNLRTHMRTHTGERPFSCKECNKSFSCASNLKTHMRTHTGEKPFFCKECKKRFTHAFSLKTHENSHKKKH is encoded by the coding sequence ATGGAAAAGGAGGAACCAGAAACTACACAGATTAAAGAAGAACTGAAGGAACCAGGAAACCAACAGATTATAGAGGCGCGGGAGGAAGAAGActctccacagattaaagaggaactgaAGGAACCAGAAAACctacagattaaagaggagcaAGAAGGATTCTGCATCAGTCATGATGGGGATCAGCTTGATCtaaagcaggagactgatacctttATTGGGATTCCTCcttatgaggaagatgagaacagtgaagcagatctaaacaatcagcagagctttaatgtaactgatagtcaggatgaagaaggaaaccaacatgaagaatcgACATCAACTacagacccacagaacagaggtcagaggaagagaagagacagaCGTCGTGTCCAAAATGTCGGCAGGTCTCACATGTCAGAAAGTCAGTGTGACTCCAATGTTAGAAAAAACTTAAAGAAAGAAACTTTGgtaaagaaatacaaacaatCTCCAAATGATAAGAGACTTTCCTCTGTAGGGTCTGGTAAAAGAACAAGGATTTCACATGATGTGTCTGTCAACATGAAAGCTAAGTCTGATGAAATGCCTCATCTCTGTGAGGAATGTGGTAAAAGTTTCGGTTACCagtctcagttaaaaattcaCATGAGAGctcatacaggagagaagccttttacTTGTAAGGAATGTAATGCAGGTTTTAGTCGTGTATctaatctcaaaacacacatgaggactcacacaggagaaaggcctttttcttgtaaagaatgtgacaaaagtttTGGTCATATATTTTGTTTCAAAGTACATATGAGaattcacacaggagagaaggcGTTTTCTTGTaatgaatgtaaaaaagtttttagtactATATGTAATCTtagaacacacatgagaactcacacaggagaaaggcCCTTTTCTTGTAAGgaatgtaataaaagttttagttgCGCATCTAATCTCAAAACACATATGAGAACTCACactggagaaaagccttttttttgtaaagaatgtaaaaaacgtTTTACTCATGCATTTAGCCTCAAGACCCATGAGAATTCACACAAAAAGAAGCATTGA